A window of the Cucurbita pepo subsp. pepo cultivar mu-cu-16 chromosome LG01, ASM280686v2, whole genome shotgun sequence genome harbors these coding sequences:
- the LOC111798545 gene encoding monodehydroascorbate reductase 4, cytosolic-like isoform X1 codes for MGQFISSRLAGVWDRIDQKLNYYRVFEENLVVLKELSRDLEIQLEELEERSSLCSEEREEWQEKVDALIDGVEDIERSIRKWKVRSVAVYLYGKVVGEKMNEAKELLEEGKYYFPNSFKYLILGGGVAAGYAAREFVKQGVKAGEVGIISEESVAPYERPALSKGYLLPKNAARLPQFHVCVGSGGERLDRSWYEKNGIELILNTKIAKAALESKTLTSEDGTNFKFGTLIIAIGSKGLKLRDFGVKGDEAKNVLCLRDIKDADQIVEAMKAKKNGKAVVVGGGYNGLEVGAALRLNNLSVTMVYPDPWCLPRLFTKEIAEFYERYYTSKGIRIIKETSVINLESDSNKEVKKVKLKNGRELEADIVIVGIGARPATGLFQGQLEMHKGGIKTDGLFKTSMNDVYAIGDIACFPMKMYNEMRRVEHVDHARKSAMKAVEGIMGKGKGKVVEEYDYLPYFYSRVFDLSWQFYGDNVGETTVMFGDRNPAAKKPKFGCYWIKDGKLMGIFLEGGSAEENKAIKELAWLQPKVGDVKELKDKGVSFAFELQDIRKRQAA; via the exons ATGGGGCAGTTCATTAGTTCAAGATTGGCAGGAGTGTGGGACAGAATTGACCAAAAGTTGAACTATTACAGAGTCTTTGAAGAAAACTTGGTTGTCCTAAAAGAGTTATCAAGGGATCTAGAAATCCAATTAGAAGAACTTGAGGAACGTTCGAGTTTGTGTTCAGAAGAAAGGGAGGAATGGCAGGAGAAAGTAGATGCATTGATCGACGGAGTCGAAGACATCGAAAGATCAATCAGAAAATGGAAGGTTAGATCAGTTGCAGTTTATCTTTATGGAAAGGTTGTTGGAGAGAAGATGAATGAGGCCAAAGAGCTACTTGAAGAAGGGAAGTACTACTTTCCCAACAGCTTCAAGTATTTGATACTTGGAGGAGGAGTGGCAGCAGGATATGCAGCAAGGGAGTTTGTTAAACAGGGCGTGAAGGCAGGGGAGGTTGGTATAATTTCGGAGGAGTCGGTGGCACCTTACGAACGTCCCGCGCTGAGCAAGGGATATCTGTTGCCCAAGAATGCAGCAAGGCTGCCGCAGTTCCATGTGTGTGTTGGGAGTGGAGGGGAGAGATTGGATAGGAGTTGGTATGAGAAGAA CGGAATAGAATTGATCCTTAACACAAAGATTGCAAAAGCAGCTCTTGAGTCAAAAACTCTCACAAGTGAAGACGGTACGAATTTCAAGTTTGGAACTTTGATCATTGCCATAGGTTCAAAGGGGCTAAAACTTAGAGATTTTGGCGTCAAAGGGGATGAAGCCAAGAATGTTTTGTGCTTGAGAGATATCAAGGATGCTGATCAAATTGTAGAAGCAATGAAAGCCAAAAAGAACGGGAAAGCAGTGGTTGTTGGAGGTGGATACAATGGACTTGAAGTTGGAGCAGCCTTAAGACTCAATAATTTGAGTGTTACAATGGTGTATCCGGATCCTTGGTGTCTGCCCCGCCTGTTTACAAAAGAGATTGCCGAATTTTACGAGCGATACTACACGTCAAAAGGGATCAGAATCATAAAGGAAACAAGTGTAATCAACCTGGAATCCGATTCAAACAAAGAGGTAAAGAAGGTGAAGCTGAAAAATGGAAGGGAGCTAGAAGCTGACATTGTTATAGTTGGGATTGGAGCAAGACCTGCGACAGGGCTATTCCAAGGGCAGCTTGAGATGCACAAAGGAGGGATCAAGACAGATGGGTTGTTCAAAACGAGCATGAACGACGTGTATGCGATTGGGGACATCGCTTGTTTCCCAATGAAGATGTACAATGAGATGAGACGAGTTGAACATGTCGATCATGCAAGAAAATCAGCCATGAAAGCTGTGGAAGGCATCATGGGAAAGGGCAAGGGCAAGGTTGTTGAAGAATATGACTACCTACCGTACTTCTACTCACGCGTCTTCGACCTGTCGTGGCAGTTTTACGGGGACAACGTCGGAGAAACAACGGTGATGTTCGGAGACAGAAATCCAGCAGCAAAAAAGCCGAAGTTTGGGTGTTATTGGATCAAAGATGGGAAACTAATGGGAATTTTCTTAGAAGGAGGGAGTGCTGAAGAAAACAAGGCCATTAAGGAGCTAGCATGGCTTCAGCCAAAG GTTGGGGATGTAAAAGAATTGAAGGACAAAGGTGTTTCTTTTGCCTTTGAGCTTCAGGATATCCGAAAAAGACAAGCTGCCTAA
- the LOC111798545 gene encoding monodehydroascorbate reductase 4, cytosolic-like isoform X2 — MGQFISSRLAGVWDRIDQKLNYYRVFEENLVVLKELSRDLEIQLEELEERSSLCSEEREEWQEKVDALIDGVEDIERSIRKWKVRSVAVYLYGKVVGEKMNEAKELLEEGKYYFPNSFKYLILGGGVAAGYAAREFVKQGVKAGEVGIISEESVAPYERPALSKGYLLPKNAARLPQFHVCVGSGGERLDRSWYEKNGIELILNTKIVKAALESKTLTSEDGTNFKFGTLIIAIGSKGLKLRDFGVKGDEAKNVLCLRDIKDADQIVEAMKAKKNGKAVVVGGGYNGLEVGAALRLNNLSVTMVYPDPWCLPRLFTKEIAEFYERYYTSKGIRIIKETSVINLESDSNKEVKKVKLKNGRELEADIVIVGIGARPATGLFQGQLEMHKGGIKTDGLFKTSMNDVYAIGDIACFPMKMYNEMRRVEHVDHARKSAMKAVEGIMGKGKGKVVEEYDYLPYFYSRVFDLSWQFYGDNVGETTVMFGDRNPAAKKPKFGCYWIKDGKLMGIFLEGGSAEENKAIKELAWLQPKVGDVKELKDKGVSFAFELQDIRKRQAA, encoded by the exons ATGGGGCAGTTCATTAGTTCAAGATTGGCAGGAGTGTGGGACAGAATTGACCAAAAGTTGAACTATTACAGAGTCTTTGAAGAAAACTTGGTTGTCCTAAAAGAGTTATCAAGGGATCTAGAAATCCAATTAGAAGAACTTGAGGAACGTTCGAGTTTGTGTTCAGAAGAAAGGGAGGAATGGCAGGAGAAAGTAGATGCATTGATCGACGGAGTCGAAGACATCGAAAGATCAATCAGAAAATGGAAGGTTAGATCAGTTGCAGTTTATCTTTATGGAAAGGTTGTTGGAGAGAAGATGAATGAGGCCAAAGAGCTACTTGAAGAAGGGAAGTACTACTTTCCCAACAGCTTCAAGTATTTGATACTTGGAGGAGGAGTGGCAGCAGGATATGCAGCAAGGGAGTTTGTTAAACAGGGCGTGAAGGCAGGGGAGGTTGGTATAATTTCGGAGGAGTCGGTGGCACCTTACGAACGTCCCGCGCTGAGCAAGGGATATCTGTTGCCCAAGAATGCAGCAAGGCTGCCGCAGTTCCATGTGTGTGTTGGGAGTGGAGGGGAGAGATTGGATAGGAGTTGGTATGAGAAGAATGGAATAGAATTGATCCTTAACACAAAGATTGTAAAAGCAGCTCTTGAGTCAAAAACTCTCACAA GTGAAGACGGTACGAATTTCAAGTTTGGAACTTTGATCATTGCCATAGGTTCAAAGGGGCTAAAACTTAGAGATTTTGGCGTCAAAGGGGATGAAGCCAAGAATGTTTTGTGCTTGAGAGATATCAAGGATGCTGATCAAATTGTAGAAGCAATGAAAGCCAAAAAGAACGGGAAAGCAGTGGTTGTTGGAGGTGGATACAATGGACTTGAAGTTGGAGCAGCCTTAAGACTCAATAATTTGAGTGTTACAATGGTGTATCCGGATCCTTGGTGTCTGCCCCGCCTGTTTACAAAAGAGATTGCCGAATTTTACGAGCGATACTACACGTCAAAAGGGATCAGAATCATAAAGGAAACAAGTGTAATCAACCTGGAATCCGATTCAAACAAAGAGGTAAAGAAGGTGAAGCTGAAAAATGGAAGGGAGCTAGAAGCTGACATTGTTATAGTTGGGATTGGAGCAAGACCTGCGACAGGGCTATTCCAAGGGCAGCTTGAGATGCACAAAGGAGGGATCAAGACAGATGGGTTGTTCAAAACGAGCATGAACGACGTGTATGCGATTGGGGACATCGCTTGTTTCCCAATGAAGATGTACAATGAGATGAGACGAGTTGAACATGTCGATCATGCAAGAAAATCAGCCATGAAAGCTGTGGAAGGCATCATGGGAAAGGGCAAGGGCAAGGTTGTTGAAGAATATGACTACCTACCGTACTTCTACTCACGCGTCTTCGACCTGTCGTGGCAGTTTTACGGGGACAACGTCGGAGAAACAACGGTGATGTTCGGAGACAGAAATCCAGCAGCAAAAAAGCCGAAGTTTGGGTGTTATTGGATCAAAGATGGGAAACTAATGGGAATTTTCTTAGAAGGAGGGAGTGCTGAAGAAAACAAGGCCATTAAGGAGCTAGCATGGCTTCAGCCAAAG GTTGGGGATGTAAAAGAATTGAAGGACAAAGGTGTTTCTTTTGCCTTTGAGCTTCAGGATATCCGAAAAAGACAAGCTGCCTAA